One bacterium genomic window, GACAGCACGTTTCAAACGCTCGGCATTGCGCGTCATTTCATCATACCACAGTGCCAGTTTTAAACCAAAAGTAACCGGTTCGGCGTGCACGCCGTGCGTACGTCCCATACATGGCGTCATCTTGAATTCTAATGCGCGGTGATGGAGTACTTCACGCAGTTGTTGGATATCCTGGAGCAAGATGTTTCCGGCTTCTCGAATCGTCAACGAAAGGGAAGTATCCAAAACATCGTTGGATGTCATACCAAGATGTATAAAACGCGAAGGTTCACCGACATATTCGGCGACGTTTGTAAGGAATGCAATCACGTCATGCTTGACTTCGGCTTCGATCTCCAAAACGCGTGCCGTATCAAAACGTGCACGGGATTTGATAGCGGCTAATGCATCGCCAGGTATATAACCCAAATCCGCTTGCGCTTCGCAAACGGCTATCTCCACGTCAAGCCATTTTTGAAATTTATTTTCGTCCGACCAGATTTTTCCTAGCTCCGGGCGTGTATATCGTGTTATCATGCGTTATGTTCATCCGGCAGTACTATGGGGTACCAAATTACTGCCGTCGTTTGCCTATCTGAATTTTATCTAAATTATTTAATTTCGTTTGCTTTTTTAAATGCGGCTTCGGCTTCACGTTTTTTCTGCAAATTAACATAGGCCGTACCAAGCATGATCCATGTATTTGCATGGGAAGGGCGCAGCTCGGAGGCTTTTACCAAATACGGAATTGCTTTTTCAAAATAAGGCTTTTGTTTTTTAACTTTTTCAGCGTTGACGAGCGTGTAGTACAAATGACCCTCGATTTCCGCCTGATAATTGTACATTTTTCCGATACGGTAATTTGTTTCAGCCATTTCAAGTGTAGTCGGTAAACTGGCTTCCAATGATGCGATAGCATCAGCTATATCCGTGCGAACAATCTCGATGTCGGATTTGAGCGTCGTAGTGATTTTGTTCATGTCGGCACGGGCGCCGCCATTTTTGTCAATCGTTTCAGTACGCTTACTTTGATAAGATTGATACGACTGTTCAGCTACTTGGAAATTTACAACCGGATCATCTTTACGCAGACTTTTGACTTTACGAAATTGAGTGTTGGCTTTATCGAAATCTTTACGGTTATAGTATAGACGTCCGAGATTGAAATGTAAATCCGGGTTTTCCGGGTTTTTTTCTAATGCTTTGGTATACACGGCAATGGCTTCATCCGCTTTACCTTGACGATCAAGCATAAGTGCCTTATCGCCGATGAGGGATGTCTGATATGCAACAGCTTGACTATCTGGAGCGTTCATGGCTAAAGCGGTATCCATCCAAGCCATCATTTTTTCTTCATTATTTTCTTGTGTGTACAGACTTATAATGCTTGTGACAAATGAGAAATTAGCACGGTCAAGAGCATGCATTTTGGTAAGATATGATACGATGTCTTCCCGAATTGTTTTTTTATTAGTTTCTTCTTTTTCCATATTAAGAAGCTGAATATATACGGTAGCAATCGTTCCATAAACGCCTAAAGCATACGAACTCGGTACGTTATTGGCTGTAATGGTAACGGTAGGATCGATTTCAAGTAATGATTTGAATTTTGAAATGGTTTTATGATACAAAACCTTTTGAGAATCCGGCGATGTAGCAGCCGCGGCAGCACGATAAGCTTGATTGCCTTGGTTATATGTTTTCAGTTTGACATCATTCATCATATCTTTGATGGAGAAAAGATCAACACCGCCTGAAACTTTTTCTCCTTTTTCGAAATATTTCTTACCGAAGGTTAATGTTTTATTGCAATACTCCCATGCTTTAATCATATCATTCATACGATGATATACGGCGGCAGCATAGTAGTGTGTTTCTTCTTTTTCTTTATCATTTTTATCAACTTGAGCATTGTTGACCAATAAAATTTCTAAAGCCTGTTGGTAATATTTATCTGCATCACCGGGCTCATTAGAAGCATTTTTCAGACGTTGTTTAATGCCTGTAATAGATGCAGAATGGCTGATTTTCTTTTTTTCCTGCGCGAAAATTTGTTGACCTAAAATTAGACTAAGAAGAATCATCGCTGCGGATTTGAATACCAGTTTCATTAGAAATCTCCAATCATTAGTGTGAATGAAACAATATTATTATTTGTGTCAATTGAAACAATAATCCGGGCCTCGGAATATTTGTTTCTCAGTTATTATAGCCGAAATCAATTCGGCCGGTGTTACATCAAATGCAGGGTTGTATACATGCACACCATGTGGTGCTGTTTGTTTTCCCATACCCATTGTTATTTCGTCAGCTGAGCGCTCTTCAATGGTTATTGCGCTTCCGTCAGGTATTTGTTTGTCAATCGTCGAATGCGGAGCGACGACATAAAATGGTATTTTATGTTTTTCGCACAATACCGCTAAAGTATAAGTTCCGATTTTATTTGCCGCATCACCATTACGTGCAATTCGATCAGAACCAACGATTACAGCCTGAACGCGGCCTTTGGACATAAGCTGTCCCGCCATATTATCGCAAATCAATGTATGGCGTATATTCTCTTTTTTTAATTCCCAAGCCGTTAATCGGGCGCCTTGTAAAAGTGGTCGCGTTTCATCAACCCAAACGTGGATTCTTTTTCCGTTTTGGTGGGCTGTTACCAGTACACCAAGGGCTGTACCGAATCCTCCTGTTGCAAGTCCGCCGGTATTACAGTGAGTCAAAACCTGCATGCCGTCGTCTATGAGTTCGGAGCCTAATTTTCCCATCGCAATACATGCATCTAGCTCTTCTTGGAGGATAAGGTGCGCTTCCTTAAGAACAGAAGATCGCAATATATCCGAGTTCGAAGCCGTGGAATAAACAGATTCGAAAACCTTTAGCACGCGATTGACGCCCCACGCAAGATTAACGGCGGTTGGGCGACTTTGGATCAATTGCGCACCTGTTTTGATGGCTTCGTCGCGAAGTATGGCTTTATCTGAAGTGGTACAACGATAAAGTCCTAAGCACAAACCGTATGCACCGGCAATTCCTAACGCAGGAGCCCCGCGAATTTTCAATTTTTTAATTGCATCAATGAGATCATCCACATCGGCGATTGTGAGATAAGTCTCATAAACCGGTAATTGGGTTTGATCAATGATGCGTACAGCGGGATGCGCCCACCGTATCGTTTCAATCATATTAAGTTTAACAAAAACAAAAACGTAATTCTGTCGCGAATATATTGGTTGTACCATAAAAAATCAAGCAGTTTTACAATTTGCCAATCGTTATGATTAATGCCAATCTGACATGGATCAACATATAATTGAGCGAGTAAACGGATAGAATATTAACAATGACAATAGAAGGGGGTATAAGGTTTGTTGTAAATAAATTACAAAAGTCTAGCCAGAGTTTGGCCTAAGAGAACAAGTGCAAGCCCGCCCACAATGCTTCCGGCAATATAAAATATAGAAAAATAAAACTCCATCGTACGCATCATAAGTATGCTTTCGTATCCAAACGCTGAAAAAGTAGTGAAACCGCCGAGCAATCCTACAGTGATAAATAATCGGATTTGCGGATTAAATGCAGAACGTATTTCAGCGATCTCCATAATGAATCCTATAAAAAAACAACCGATGAGATTGACAATCAAAGTACCCAAAGGAAACAACAAACCGGAACGTTGTTGTATGACGTATTGAAGCCCATACCTTGCCATTGCACCCAGTGCGCCGCCTAATCCGATCAGGATAAATTGAGTCATATTATAAAATTGTAAAATTAACGGAGTTAATTTCTATAGATAAATATCTAATGCCGTAAAAACAAAGTAGGTGATACTGATGAAGCCATTCATATTCATGAAAGCGATATTTACTTTGGATAAATCATGAGCACGTACTAACGATTGTTCGTATATCAGCAAAGCCGTAATTATGCACACACCTGCGAAATATATCCAGCCCATTTCCCAGTGAAAACCGACGTATGTTAGAAAAAAAACGGCTGTCGCATGCAAGAAACGCGAAATCCACAGAGCATTGGTAATTCCAAATTTGCCCGGTATCGAAAACAAACCTTCAGAGCGATCAAATTCGTAATCCTGGCAAGCATAGATTATATCAAATCCGGAAACCCAAGTTAATACGGCGCAACCAAGCATGAATGCCGTCCAATCCCATTGGCCGGACATAGCGATCCATGCTCCCAGGGGAGCGATTCCCAGCGCGATTCCTAAAAAAATATGTGCTGAAGCCGTAAAACGTTTGGTAATGGAATAAAATAAAACAAAAAAAAGAGCGACGGGTGATAACATAAAACATAGAGGGTTGAGAAAATAGGATGCCAAAACCAGCGCGGCTGATGCTATAACCACAAATATCCATGCTTGCTTTTGCGTGATAACACCGCGAGGAATTTCTCGATTCACCGTACGTGGATTTTTTGCATCATACCGTGCGTCCACGATACGATTGAAGCCCATCGCCGCACTGCGTGCACCGGCCATGGCGATGACGATCCAAAAAAATTTGGACAAGGTCAGTGGAAACTCGCGGCCGCTGACGACAAACGATGTTAAAGCAAACGGTAGCGCAAAAATCGTATGAGAAAACTTGATCATGCGACCGTAATCAACAACTAACTTCCAAACGCGCATCATGCGTTGTATTCCTTGCGCGTAAGTTCTTCGAATTTGTCAAAGGAGATTTTAGGGTGACCAAAACGGCAAGCCAAGTCGAGCCATTTTTGCGCTTCATTTTTTTGTCCGCGTAAAATGTAAACAGCGGCGAGGCCTCGCTTAGCCATGACGTATTTGTCATCCACCAAGAGCGCATCGCGGAACGCTTTTTCGGCATCATCATATTTTTTTAAATAAAGCCATGCATGTCCGAGATAAACTAGAGCAACGGCTTCTACTTTGAAAGAATACAGACCGTACGAAAAAAACATCAACCACTTTATCCAAGGAGCGCCACGCAGAGTTTCCAGGAATTGCCGAAATCGTATTGTTGCTTGTTCAGGACGTTTACGACGCAATTCGCGTTTTCCTGCAAAAAAATCAAACCAATAGTAGCGTGCCAAACGATTGGGGATAAGGATCACGGCCGCCATTAAAACCATTTGATACATTTTGAGTTGATAGTTGATCATCAAATAACCAAAACCCGTTATGATCAGACCTAAAAGTATGATATACAAAAAACGATTGCGGGCAACGCGATGTTTGAACATAGTTTTTTCCTCGATTGTGCGTACGATACCAAAAAAATCAATGCCGTGCAAGGCTTGAAAATACATTTTGCATTTTACAATGCGATAAACTATATTTTATCAAGGGTTTATTTATTATCTTTCGGCCCTAATGAAATCAAAAGTGGATTTTTTTCAATTATGATGTTTAAAAAACTAAATATAAATCAAACCATTACAATCCCTTATGTTGGAACAACAATGGGTACTGAGCAATCATCATGACAAGGAGCGTGTAAAGAAATTAGCGGAAGAAATTAACGTACCGGAGCTTATAGCCGGCATCCTTTTCAATCGTGGTATTCGTACGTTTGAAGAGGCTAAAAATTTTTTCCGGGCAGAGAGCGCACCGCTCAATGATCCTTTTCTTATGCACAATATGGATATTGCGGTTGATCGTGTAACCCGCGCGATCAATAACCGTGAATCTATCATGATTTATGGCGATTACGATGTGGACGGTACGACCAGTACTTCCATGTTGTATCTCTTCTTCAAAGAAATTCACCGCGGATTTATTTCCTACTACATTCCGGATCGCGTCAAAGAAGGGTATGGGCTTTCTCCGACGGGCATCAAGTATGCTCAAGAGCAGGGGATTGACTTACTTATTGCGGTAGATTGTGGTATAACCGCTATTGATCAGGTCAATCTTGCCAATAAATACGGGATTGACGTGATAATTTGTGACCATCATCATCCCGGCGATCAATTACCTGCGGCGCTAGCTATTCTCAACCCCAAAAAAGAATCGTGCCCTTATCCGTACAAAGAACTGTGCGGCGTGGGCGTAGCATTCAAATTAGCACAGGCGATCACGCAGACATTGAAAATAGACGAAGATGTGCTTATGCAACATCTTGATCTGGTGGCGATCGGCAGCGCTGCTGACATCGTACCGCTTACGGGAGAGAATCGCACCTTAGTAAAAAACGGGCTCAAATTAGTCAGCGATGCCAATAAAGTCGGAATTCGCCAGCTGGTCAAGAATGCCAATGTGTTCGGCAAACCTATTTCAACCGCACAGATTGTTTTTTCATTAGCGCCCCGTATCAATGCCGTAGGCCGATTGGGTGACGCTAATAGAGCTGTAAAATTATTGGTTACTAAAAGTGAATCCGAAGCCGTCGAATTTGCCAGTGTTTTGGAATCTGAGAATCGCAATCGCCGTGATCTCAACGAGGTAATGTTTCTTGAAGCTTGTGAAATCGTCGATCAAGAGTTTGATTTTGTCAATGACAAAGTCATCGTGGTTTATAAAAAAGGATGGCATCAAGGTGTGATCGGTATCGTGGCCAGCAAACTTGTTGAACGTTATTATCGTCCAGCCGTGGTTATCGCCGAAGCCGACGATAAAGGTAAAGGTTCGGCGCGCAGCGTAGAAAATTTTGATGTGTTTCAAGCGCTCAAGTCGTGCGAAGATCTCATGGTCGGTTACGGAGGCCACAAATATGCGGCCGGATTGACCATAGACCTCAATAACATAGAAGAGTTTCGCCGCAGACTGAATGAATATGCTGCTATTCATCTTCCGCCCAACGATCTGATCCCGAAAATCCATATTGATGCCGAAATTTCATTAGATGAAATCAACAATCGTCTGATGACATTGCTTAATCTTTTTAAACCGCATGGCCCGGCTAATATGAGACCGATATTTATCTCACGTTCTTTGCAGATCGTGGGTTATCCTCAATTGATGAATGAGCGTCATATCCGAATGAAAGTTCGCCAAAATGGTGCCGTGTTTGACGCTGTGGGCTTCAATCTAGGGCACTATTACAACAAAATCGGCGTAGGTGATAATCCGCTGGATCTGGTGTACCAGATTGATGAGAATACCTGGCAAGGTCGGACGACTATACAGCTTAAAATCAAAGATCTGAAAATTCAGACTAACGGAAACGGTTATCACTAGCATGGGTATGCAGGCCAAACCCGCCGTTTTTTTTGATCGTGACGGTACTCTGAATGTTGAAAAAAATTACCTGTATCGTCCTGAAGATTTTGAGTGGATATCTGGTGCGCAAGAGGCCGTGCATTTGCTCAATGAAGCGGGTTTTTTGGTTTTTGTTATTACCAATCAGGCCGGAGTGGCGCGTGGTTTTTATAGCGAACAAGATGTAAATCGTCTACATGATTTTATGGCGGATCAATTAGAACAAAAAAAGGCACACATGGATGCCTTTTTTTATTGCCCGCATCATCCGGAAGGCACGATACCCGAATACACTAAACTATGCGATTGCCGCAAACCGGCATCGGGCATGATTCGGCAGGCGTTAATGAGGTTTGATATTGATTTAAACACTTCGTTTGTGGTTGGAGATTATAAGTCGGATATTGAGTTGGCCAATCGTGAAGCCATACGATCGGTACTGGTAAAAACAGGGCATGGACAAAAGACACTCGATGCGATGAGCACCGGATCAACGGCGTGTAAACCAGATCATATAGCCGAAGAAGTTACCGAAGCCGTTCGATGGATATTATGGCAACATAGGGAGCGTAAATAATGCAGTATCCGTTTTCATCCTTGAGCCAAACGCTGAAAGGTTCACCCACCGTTCGGCTTGCTGAAAAAGCACAGACGCTGAAAGATGCGGGCGTTGATATCGTAGATCTGACTATCGGGGAACCGGATTTCCCGACACCTGCGCATATTAGCGAGGCCGCCTATCGTGCAGCACAAGCGGGTAATACTAAGT contains:
- a CDS encoding tetratricopeptide repeat protein yields the protein MKLVFKSAAMILLSLILGQQIFAQEKKKISHSASITGIKQRLKNASNEPGDADKYYQQALEILLVNNAQVDKNDKEKEETHYYAAAVYHRMNDMIKAWEYCNKTLTFGKKYFEKGEKVSGGVDLFSIKDMMNDVKLKTYNQGNQAYRAAAAATSPDSQKVLYHKTISKFKSLLEIDPTVTITANNVPSSYALGVYGTIATVYIQLLNMEKEETNKKTIREDIVSYLTKMHALDRANFSFVTSIISLYTQENNEEKMMAWMDTALAMNAPDSQAVAYQTSLIGDKALMLDRQGKADEAIAVYTKALEKNPENPDLHFNLGRLYYNRKDFDKANTQFRKVKSLRKDDPVVNFQVAEQSYQSYQSKRTETIDKNGGARADMNKITTTLKSDIEIVRTDIADAIASLEASLPTTLEMAETNYRIGKMYNYQAEIEGHLYYTLVNAEKVKKQKPYFEKAIPYLVKASELRPSHANTWIMLGTAYVNLQKKREAEAAFKKANEIK
- the mtnA gene encoding S-methyl-5-thioribose-1-phosphate isomerase; translated protein: MIETIRWAHPAVRIIDQTQLPVYETYLTIADVDDLIDAIKKLKIRGAPALGIAGAYGLCLGLYRCTTSDKAILRDEAIKTGAQLIQSRPTAVNLAWGVNRVLKVFESVYSTASNSDILRSSVLKEAHLILQEELDACIAMGKLGSELIDDGMQVLTHCNTGGLATGGFGTALGVLVTAHQNGKRIHVWVDETRPLLQGARLTAWELKKENIRHTLICDNMAGQLMSKGRVQAVIVGSDRIARNGDAANKIGTYTLAVLCEKHKIPFYVVAPHSTIDKQIPDGSAITIEERSADEITMGMGKQTAPHGVHVYNPAFDVTPAELISAIITEKQIFRGPDYCFN
- the crcB gene encoding fluoride efflux transporter CrcB, with translation MTQFILIGLGGALGAMARYGLQYVIQQRSGLLFPLGTLIVNLIGCFFIGFIMEIAEIRSAFNPQIRLFITVGLLGGFTTFSAFGYESILMMRTMEFYFSIFYIAGSIVGGLALVLLGQTLARLL
- a CDS encoding UbiA family prenyltransferase, which translates into the protein MMRVWKLVVDYGRMIKFSHTIFALPFALTSFVVSGREFPLTLSKFFWIVIAMAGARSAAMGFNRIVDARYDAKNPRTVNREIPRGVITQKQAWIFVVIASAALVLASYFLNPLCFMLSPVALFFVLFYSITKRFTASAHIFLGIALGIAPLGAWIAMSGQWDWTAFMLGCAVLTWVSGFDIIYACQDYEFDRSEGLFSIPGKFGITNALWISRFLHATAVFFLTYVGFHWEMGWIYFAGVCIITALLIYEQSLVRAHDLSKVNIAFMNMNGFISITYFVFTALDIYL
- a CDS encoding tetratricopeptide repeat protein, whose product is MFKHRVARNRFLYIILLGLIITGFGYLMINYQLKMYQMVLMAAVILIPNRLARYYWFDFFAGKRELRRKRPEQATIRFRQFLETLRGAPWIKWLMFFSYGLYSFKVEAVALVYLGHAWLYLKKYDDAEKAFRDALLVDDKYVMAKRGLAAVYILRGQKNEAQKWLDLACRFGHPKISFDKFEELTRKEYNA
- the recJ gene encoding single-stranded-DNA-specific exonuclease RecJ; translated protein: MLEQQWVLSNHHDKERVKKLAEEINVPELIAGILFNRGIRTFEEAKNFFRAESAPLNDPFLMHNMDIAVDRVTRAINNRESIMIYGDYDVDGTTSTSMLYLFFKEIHRGFISYYIPDRVKEGYGLSPTGIKYAQEQGIDLLIAVDCGITAIDQVNLANKYGIDVIICDHHHPGDQLPAALAILNPKKESCPYPYKELCGVGVAFKLAQAITQTLKIDEDVLMQHLDLVAIGSAADIVPLTGENRTLVKNGLKLVSDANKVGIRQLVKNANVFGKPISTAQIVFSLAPRINAVGRLGDANRAVKLLVTKSESEAVEFASVLESENRNRRDLNEVMFLEACEIVDQEFDFVNDKVIVVYKKGWHQGVIGIVASKLVERYYRPAVVIAEADDKGKGSARSVENFDVFQALKSCEDLMVGYGGHKYAAGLTIDLNNIEEFRRRLNEYAAIHLPPNDLIPKIHIDAEISLDEINNRLMTLLNLFKPHGPANMRPIFISRSLQIVGYPQLMNERHIRMKVRQNGAVFDAVGFNLGHYYNKIGVGDNPLDLVYQIDENTWQGRTTIQLKIKDLKIQTNGNGYH
- a CDS encoding HAD family hydrolase; translation: MGMQAKPAVFFDRDGTLNVEKNYLYRPEDFEWISGAQEAVHLLNEAGFLVFVITNQAGVARGFYSEQDVNRLHDFMADQLEQKKAHMDAFFYCPHHPEGTIPEYTKLCDCRKPASGMIRQALMRFDIDLNTSFVVGDYKSDIELANREAIRSVLVKTGHGQKTLDAMSTGSTACKPDHIAEEVTEAVRWILWQHRERK